A window from Chitinophaga filiformis encodes these proteins:
- a CDS encoding SDR family NAD(P)-dependent oxidoreductase: MKTTKKIALVTGGSRGLGKNMVMELAKDGHHIVFTYNSKKDEALRVVAEVEKLNVEAIALQLNVGDTKSFPAFKASLLQALKEKWDTANIDFLVNNAGINRPSLFPETTEEDFDALMNTHFKGAYFLTQTLLNVIADGGRIVNISTGLARFVTPGYAAYSSMKAAIYNFTKYLAKELGPRKINANVVAPGIIETDFTREAFENQPGAKEYLSTQVIALGRVGVPEDIGGVVAFLCSERARWITAQCIEASGGMFL, encoded by the coding sequence ATGAAAACAACGAAGAAAATAGCGCTTGTAACCGGCGGCAGCCGTGGATTAGGTAAGAACATGGTGATGGAACTGGCAAAGGACGGACATCATATTGTGTTCACCTATAACAGTAAAAAAGACGAGGCACTGCGTGTTGTTGCAGAAGTGGAAAAACTTAATGTGGAGGCGATAGCACTGCAATTAAATGTGGGCGACACAAAATCATTCCCCGCTTTTAAAGCCAGCCTGCTGCAGGCACTGAAGGAGAAATGGGATACTGCAAATATTGATTTCCTGGTGAATAATGCCGGTATTAACCGTCCCTCACTGTTCCCCGAAACAACCGAAGAAGACTTTGACGCTTTGATGAATACCCACTTCAAAGGAGCGTATTTCCTGACGCAGACATTGCTGAACGTGATTGCTGACGGTGGAAGGATCGTGAATATTTCCACTGGTCTGGCAAGGTTTGTAACGCCTGGCTATGCTGCATATTCTTCTATGAAAGCGGCTATATACAACTTCACAAAATACCTGGCAAAAGAATTAGGGCCCAGAAAGATCAATGCCAACGTGGTTGCTCCCGGTATTATCGAAACTGATTTTACCCGTGAGGCATTTGAAAATCAGCCCGGTGCGAAAGAGTATTTGTCAACACAGGTAATAGCCCTGGGACGTGTTGGCGTACCGGAGGATATTGGAGGTGTTGTTGCGTTCCTTTGTAGTGAAAGAGCAAGGTGGATCACTGCGCAGTGCATAGAAGCATCTGGCGGGATGTTTCTGTAA
- a CDS encoding ABC transporter permease: MLKNYMKIAWRNLMKDRQFTLLNLVGLTTGLTCAILIYLWINDEIHVDKFHAKDSQLYQVMTNVENSDGIQTMTATPGILARTLKEDMPEVEYASAVIYPYWAGETTLSVKDDNLNAVGYYAEKDYFNIFSYPLLQGNKDQVLSDKNNIVISKQLALKLFHTTENVVGRTVEWQHEKQYQVSGVFDDVPAGSSVKHDYILPFDVYLEQYSFLKSWGSIDPSTYLVLKKGADISQFNKKILDYTRTKDKNAGYKLFARRYSSGYLYNRYENGVQAGGRIEYVRMFSIIALFILIIASINFMNLSTAKASKRLKEVGIRKVVGAGRKVLVLQYLGESVLITFLALVATLVLLPFLLPAFNHITGKQIFLHADPVLWMSVLGITLFTGILAGFYPAFYLSGFNPIAILKGKLRASLGEIWVRKGLVMFQFIISAVFIIAVLVVYKQIRYIQTKDPGYNVDNIISFQLGSELATRTPVFVNAIRNLPGVAAASSIDHTSIVNDYGSTSDIQWEGKQREDKTSFANIGVYYGAIETLGMTMKEGRSFNNNVSADSTEVIFNEAAIKSMGLADPVGKVVKMWGVNRKIAGVVKDFNFESVHEPVKPFAIRLEPAATYRIMVRIKAGKNRETIDLLRKAYEKFDPGFPFVYKFVDGEYQAQYTAESRLGALSAYAAGLAIVISCLGLFGLAAFTAQRRRKEIGIRKVLGASERSVVVMLSADFLKLVLIAVFIAFPLAWWIMDKWLAGFAYRTAISADIFLIAGVSTVLITLTIVSYQGIRASLTDPVKSLKAE; encoded by the coding sequence ATGCTTAAAAACTACATGAAGATAGCCTGGCGTAATCTCATGAAAGACCGCCAGTTTACCTTGCTTAACCTGGTTGGTTTGACTACCGGATTAACCTGCGCAATACTGATCTACCTCTGGATCAATGATGAGATACACGTCGATAAATTTCACGCAAAGGACAGTCAGCTGTACCAGGTAATGACCAATGTGGAGAACTCGGATGGCATACAGACAATGACTGCTACACCGGGTATCCTGGCAAGAACCCTGAAGGAAGATATGCCCGAGGTGGAATATGCCAGTGCGGTTATCTATCCTTACTGGGCGGGTGAGACAACATTGTCCGTGAAGGATGATAACCTGAATGCTGTCGGGTATTATGCAGAAAAGGATTATTTCAACATTTTTTCCTACCCGCTTTTACAGGGAAATAAAGACCAGGTTTTATCGGACAAGAACAATATTGTCATATCAAAGCAGCTGGCGCTGAAGCTGTTTCATACCACTGAGAATGTAGTAGGCCGCACTGTTGAATGGCAGCATGAAAAGCAATACCAGGTATCAGGTGTGTTTGATGATGTACCTGCCGGTTCCTCTGTAAAACATGATTATATCCTGCCTTTCGATGTATACCTGGAGCAATATTCTTTTCTGAAATCGTGGGGAAGCATTGATCCCTCTACTTACCTGGTGCTGAAGAAAGGCGCTGATATCAGCCAGTTCAATAAGAAAATCCTTGATTACACAAGAACGAAAGATAAGAATGCCGGCTACAAACTCTTTGCCCGCCGCTATTCATCAGGATACCTGTACAACCGGTATGAGAATGGTGTGCAGGCCGGGGGAAGAATAGAATACGTGCGCATGTTCTCCATTATTGCGCTTTTCATCCTGATCATTGCCAGTATCAATTTTATGAACCTGTCCACAGCAAAGGCCTCGAAGAGATTAAAAGAAGTGGGCATCCGGAAGGTGGTGGGTGCAGGCAGGAAGGTGCTTGTGTTACAGTACCTGGGTGAATCGGTGCTGATCACTTTTTTAGCTTTGGTTGCTACACTGGTACTGTTACCTTTCCTGTTGCCGGCGTTTAACCATATTACAGGCAAGCAGATCTTCCTACATGCCGATCCTGTACTATGGATGTCTGTATTGGGTATTACTCTTTTTACAGGTATCCTGGCCGGATTTTACCCCGCATTTTATCTTTCAGGCTTTAATCCCATTGCCATCCTGAAAGGCAAATTAAGGGCTTCTTTAGGGGAAATATGGGTGAGGAAAGGCCTGGTGATGTTCCAGTTCATTATTTCGGCGGTATTTATTATTGCGGTGCTGGTGGTGTACAAGCAGATCAGGTATATACAAACAAAAGATCCGGGTTATAATGTAGACAATATTATCAGTTTTCAACTTGGCTCAGAACTGGCAACCAGGACACCTGTTTTCGTGAATGCTATCAGGAACCTCCCCGGAGTAGCGGCGGCATCGAGCATTGACCATACCAGTATAGTGAACGACTATGGCAGTACTTCAGATATTCAATGGGAAGGGAAGCAGCGTGAGGATAAGACCAGCTTTGCCAACATTGGCGTGTATTATGGTGCTATTGAGACCCTGGGTATGACCATGAAAGAGGGCAGGAGTTTTAACAATAATGTGAGTGCCGATAGCACAGAGGTCATCTTCAATGAAGCAGCTATCAAAAGCATGGGGCTTGCTGATCCCGTTGGTAAGGTCGTAAAGATGTGGGGCGTGAACAGGAAAATAGCCGGGGTAGTAAAGGACTTTAATTTTGAATCGGTACATGAGCCTGTGAAGCCCTTTGCTATACGACTGGAACCGGCAGCCACTTACCGGATAATGGTCAGGATCAAAGCCGGTAAGAACCGGGAAACGATAGACCTGCTTCGCAAGGCTTATGAGAAGTTCGATCCGGGATTTCCCTTCGTTTATAAATTCGTTGATGGCGAGTACCAGGCGCAATATACTGCGGAAAGCCGTTTGGGCGCTTTATCTGCTTATGCTGCAGGACTGGCAATAGTGATATCCTGTCTTGGTTTATTCGGTCTGGCCGCTTTCACCGCACAAAGAAGAAGGAAGGAGATCGGCATCCGCAAAGTGTTGGGGGCATCAGAAAGAAGCGTGGTCGTGATGCTGTCGGCCGACTTCCTGAAGCTGGTGCTGATCGCTGTTTTTATCGCGTTCCCTTTGGCCTGGTGGATCATGGATAAATGGCTGGCAGGATTTGCCTATCGTACTGCTATCAGCGCGGATATATTTTTGATCGCCGGTGTTTCAACTGTTCTTATCACATTGACGATCGTAAGCTATCAGGGTATCAGGGCCTCGCTGACAGATCCTGTGAAGAGCCTGAAAGCAGAGTAG
- a CDS encoding ABC transporter permease: MLKNYLKTAFRSLWRNKRYALLNVTGLTLGIAVCLVIYVIIQYEQSFDTFHTRKDRIYRVLTVMPEESGKINYTQAVPFPVPTALPNDFSGFEKVAGIVQMGKRLVTLEDSKGNIQKKFKPLVYFLQPSFFDIFDYRWLAGNSATALNDPKSAVLARSTAEKYFGDWHRAMGQVIKLDQQFELTVTGILDDPPKNTEFQFDMVATYALLKINEIKDWTTIDDIHNCYVLLRPGQDVAQINRQLIAFSKKYKDPKNKTTHMLQPLADVHSDKRTENFIGRVASPERIRMLWMIAAFILLIACVNFINLATAQAVNRAREIGVRKVLGSNHWQLKIQFLSETAMLVLTSLLLAVVLALCVLPFISRVMDLPLDAGMLAAYNVYILLFAIFLGVTLLAGFYPSIVVSAFNPINALKSRIAASRKSSGISLRRGLVVFQFIIAQALIIGTLIILQQMNYFHKQSMGFTRDAIVNIPFRNDSAGNAKIAYLRDQLQRIKGIQEVSFSSAAPSNNGNWWTGFRFDHQAEETKFPSVTRWVDYNFLNTYDIKLIKGRNLTRSDSISEFLVNETLVQKLGLKPADVLNKNIDVWNGQIKGMIVGVVKDFAAGTLKEAVAPVFMGNIKQRFSSVGVRLAAGADVQASLKAIEELWNANFPEQLFEYQFLDQRIAAYYKEERQLAELYEIFAGIAIFLSCLGLYGLASFMAIQRIKEVGVRKVLGATPAHIVYLFSREFVLLIGIAFVVATPLVWYFMYNWLNNFVNRIDINWTVFLAGGMAALVIALITVSSQAVRAAMMNPIDSLKVD; the protein is encoded by the coding sequence ATGCTGAAAAACTATCTTAAAACTGCTTTCCGGAGCCTGTGGCGCAACAAGCGCTATGCCTTACTCAACGTCACCGGTCTTACCCTTGGCATCGCTGTTTGCCTCGTGATCTATGTGATCATTCAATACGAGCAAAGTTTTGATACCTTCCATACCAGGAAAGACCGCATCTACAGGGTGCTGACGGTAATGCCGGAAGAAAGTGGAAAGATCAATTATACACAAGCTGTACCTTTTCCTGTACCTACTGCGCTGCCAAACGATTTTTCGGGATTCGAGAAGGTAGCCGGCATTGTGCAAATGGGTAAAAGGCTGGTAACACTGGAGGACAGTAAGGGCAATATCCAGAAGAAATTCAAACCACTGGTGTATTTCCTGCAACCCTCATTCTTTGACATATTTGATTACAGGTGGCTGGCGGGCAATAGCGCGACTGCGCTAAACGACCCTAAATCCGCGGTGCTGGCCCGCTCTACTGCAGAGAAGTACTTTGGGGACTGGCACAGGGCCATGGGGCAGGTCATCAAACTTGATCAGCAGTTTGAACTGACAGTAACAGGCATACTGGATGATCCACCTAAGAATACCGAGTTCCAGTTTGATATGGTGGCAACTTACGCCTTACTTAAAATAAATGAGATTAAGGATTGGACAACGATAGACGATATTCATAACTGCTATGTGCTGTTGCGTCCCGGACAGGATGTGGCGCAGATCAACCGGCAATTGATCGCTTTCTCGAAAAAATACAAAGACCCAAAGAACAAGACAACGCATATGCTGCAGCCCCTGGCTGATGTACATTCAGATAAACGTACGGAGAACTTTATTGGCCGTGTGGCGTCTCCCGAACGGATAAGGATGTTGTGGATGATCGCCGCTTTTATTTTACTCATCGCCTGTGTTAATTTCATCAATCTGGCTACCGCACAGGCAGTGAACCGGGCGCGTGAGATCGGCGTGCGCAAGGTATTGGGCAGTAACCACTGGCAGCTGAAAATACAATTCCTTTCTGAAACTGCTATGTTGGTGCTGACGTCCCTGCTACTGGCCGTAGTATTGGCTTTATGTGTGCTTCCGTTTATCAGCCGGGTAATGGATCTTCCACTGGATGCAGGCATGTTGGCAGCCTATAATGTATATATCCTGTTGTTTGCCATCTTCCTGGGTGTTACCTTGCTGGCAGGTTTCTATCCTTCTATTGTGGTGTCGGCTTTCAATCCTATCAATGCATTAAAGAGCAGGATTGCAGCCAGCAGGAAAAGCAGTGGTATTTCCCTGCGCCGTGGCCTGGTGGTTTTCCAGTTCATTATCGCGCAGGCACTGATCATTGGTACACTGATCATCCTGCAGCAGATGAATTACTTTCACAAACAATCGATGGGCTTCACCCGGGACGCAATCGTGAATATACCTTTTCGTAACGATAGCGCAGGTAATGCAAAGATTGCCTACCTCCGTGACCAGCTGCAACGTATCAAAGGCATACAGGAGGTCAGCTTCTCCAGCGCGGCGCCTTCCAATAATGGTAACTGGTGGACTGGCTTTAGATTTGATCATCAGGCAGAGGAAACCAAATTTCCGTCCGTCACGCGCTGGGTAGATTATAACTTCCTCAATACCTACGATATTAAACTCATAAAGGGCCGTAACCTTACGCGTTCAGATTCTATAAGCGAATTCCTGGTCAATGAAACGCTGGTACAAAAACTAGGGTTGAAACCAGCAGATGTGCTCAATAAAAATATAGATGTTTGGAACGGGCAGATCAAAGGTATGATTGTAGGAGTGGTGAAGGATTTTGCCGCCGGGACGCTGAAAGAGGCGGTGGCGCCTGTATTCATGGGCAATATCAAACAGCGTTTCAGCAGTGTGGGCGTAAGATTGGCGGCCGGTGCAGATGTACAGGCTTCGCTGAAAGCTATTGAAGAGCTTTGGAACGCGAATTTTCCTGAACAACTTTTTGAATACCAGTTCCTGGACCAGCGGATAGCAGCATATTATAAGGAAGAACGTCAGCTGGCGGAGTTATACGAGATCTTTGCAGGTATCGCTATATTCCTCAGCTGCCTGGGCTTATACGGTCTGGCATCGTTTATGGCCATACAGCGTATCAAGGAAGTGGGGGTGCGCAAAGTGCTTGGGGCGACACCGGCTCATATTGTATACCTTTTCTCAAGAGAGTTTGTCCTGCTGATAGGTATTGCGTTTGTAGTAGCGACACCGCTGGTATGGTATTTCATGTATAACTGGCTCAATAACTTTGTGAACCGTATAGATATTAACTGGACTGTATTTCTGGCCGGAGGGATGGCAGCATTGGTCATAGCGCTGATAACCGTTAGCTCACAAGCTGTCAGGGCAGCCATGATGAATCCTATAGACAGTTTGAAAGTAGACTGA
- a CDS encoding molybdopterin-dependent oxidoreductase yields MRTHKKKIRKILTPEQKIKRRNFISFLTFFILGGAAFGAWKWLLQAPEETPGVTAGASKPLRRALNKTELFFRNLFSHNHLARTYAPERAAADVRVNGDIGIEDEDFDQENWRLSILNGKKEILKVNMVDIRQLPKTAIVFDFKCVEGWDQIQHWAGVRFTDFIAHYKLQEEAKMQYVGMQTPDGAYYVGLDMDSALHPQTLLAYEMNGQPITPEHGAPLRLIIPVKYGIKNLKRIGTITFGNQRPPDYWAEQGYDYYSGL; encoded by the coding sequence ATGAGAACACATAAAAAAAAGATCAGGAAAATACTAACGCCGGAACAAAAGATCAAACGCCGGAATTTCATTTCCTTCCTCACCTTCTTTATACTGGGAGGAGCTGCTTTCGGAGCCTGGAAGTGGTTACTGCAGGCGCCTGAAGAGACACCAGGAGTTACAGCAGGTGCCAGTAAGCCTTTGCGCCGTGCATTGAATAAAACAGAATTATTCTTCCGAAACCTGTTCAGTCATAACCATCTTGCCAGAACATACGCACCGGAACGCGCTGCTGCCGATGTAAGGGTAAATGGCGATATTGGCATTGAGGATGAAGATTTTGACCAGGAGAACTGGCGCCTTTCTATTCTGAACGGCAAAAAAGAAATACTGAAAGTAAACATGGTTGACATCCGGCAGCTTCCAAAAACAGCTATTGTCTTCGATTTCAAATGCGTGGAAGGATGGGACCAGATCCAGCATTGGGCCGGTGTACGATTCACAGACTTCATTGCACATTATAAACTGCAGGAAGAAGCGAAGATGCAATACGTAGGCATGCAAACACCCGACGGAGCATACTACGTGGGCCTGGACATGGATAGTGCGCTGCATCCGCAAACCTTACTGGCATATGAGATGAACGGCCAACCCATTACACCTGAACATGGCGCGCCATTAAGACTGATCATACCTGTAAAGTATGGTATCAAGAACCTAAAACGTATCGGTACCATCACTTTTGGCAATCAGCGCCCGCCGGATTATTGGGCGGAACAGGGATATGATTACTACTCTGGTTTGTGA
- a CDS encoding cytochrome b/b6 domain-containing protein, which yields MKIIKEKHPLLTRWTHWVNFPLLAVMIWSGLLIYWANDVYTITIAGHSIIHFFPDWFNTLLNIPQRLAEGMAFHFFFMWFFFLNGLLYIGYTLFSGQWRSLLPERHSFRDAWQVLLHDLHIRKTLPFQGKYNAAQRIAYTAIILMGAGSIITGLAIYKPVQLYWLCWLCGGYHFARILHFTLTIGYVLFFIIHVVQVIIAGWNNFRAMVAGFEVVEK from the coding sequence ATGAAGATCATAAAAGAAAAGCATCCTCTGCTGACAAGGTGGACCCATTGGGTTAACTTCCCATTGCTCGCCGTCATGATCTGGAGCGGCCTGCTGATATACTGGGCCAATGATGTATATACCATCACAATTGCCGGACATAGCATCATCCATTTCTTCCCCGACTGGTTCAATACGCTGTTGAATATCCCTCAAAGACTGGCTGAGGGTATGGCGTTCCACTTTTTCTTTATGTGGTTCTTCTTTCTCAATGGCCTCTTGTATATAGGATATACCCTGTTCTCAGGGCAATGGCGGTCACTATTGCCGGAGCGGCATTCTTTCCGGGACGCCTGGCAGGTATTGCTGCATGATCTCCATATCCGTAAAACACTGCCCTTCCAGGGAAAGTATAATGCAGCCCAGCGAATAGCATACACAGCTATTATTCTCATGGGTGCAGGTTCCATCATCACCGGCCTGGCTATTTACAAACCGGTGCAGCTCTACTGGCTATGCTGGCTTTGCGGAGGATACCATTTTGCCAGGATACTGCATTTTACGCTGACAATCGGCTACGTGCTCTTTTTCATCATTCATGTTGTACAGGTGATCATTGCCGGATGGAACAATTTCAGGGCAATGGTAGCCGGATTTGAAGTAGTGGAAAAATAA
- a CDS encoding DUF4272 domain-containing protein — MLATRITRIEERLSLHGINNYQITYPEYLNFDQELFATPREVGCRVMILTAIAYTIQDESKKYGIINWLKNENIWSHVSEKEAAYLNSRTTKEDEILDLSWKIEAAYILAWALGLVDDKPMPGEEATEAQINNMIQQLPALGDQLESFLSNLSFRDAVEIYDENIFYELTTTHFRDTLFSGGKSRADVHVPASFERHLALNWLRRFMNIQDWDDTDTST, encoded by the coding sequence ATGCTAGCAACACGAATTACAAGAATTGAGGAACGGCTATCACTACATGGCATCAACAATTATCAGATCACTTATCCGGAATACCTGAATTTTGATCAGGAGCTTTTTGCCACACCAAGAGAGGTGGGATGCAGAGTGATGATCCTCACTGCCATTGCCTACACAATACAGGATGAGAGTAAAAAATACGGTATCATTAACTGGTTGAAGAACGAGAATATCTGGTCGCATGTCAGCGAAAAGGAAGCTGCCTACCTGAATAGCCGCACAACAAAGGAAGACGAGATATTAGACTTGTCCTGGAAGATAGAAGCAGCTTATATACTGGCCTGGGCGCTCGGGCTGGTGGACGATAAGCCAATGCCGGGAGAGGAAGCTACAGAGGCACAGATCAATAACATGATCCAGCAACTGCCGGCGCTGGGCGATCAGCTGGAATCTTTTCTGAGCAACCTGTCTTTCAGGGATGCGGTAGAGATCTACGACGAGAATATCTTTTATGAACTGACCACCACTCATTTCAGGGATACTTTGTTCAGTGGCGGAAAAAGCAGGGCAGACGTGCACGTACCGGCTTCATTTGAGCGGCACCTGGCGCTGAACTGGCTGAGACGCTTCATGAACATTCAAGACTGGGACGATACAGATACTTCCACCTGA
- a CDS encoding S8 family serine peptidase — translation MANFILLPATQTQTNEDTNPKVKDFLTTVLEPAVKSEALKLNARMPARQEKKIPVKVLDSIQEDGAKLVALSDDELADFRFSYPGFRIIKEKFYQKAIIYREAIEKKAKKSQVNNKLQITVTDKTGNPLKGIYIVAFTDFVNRLGDSGTTSTKGRVTLNLKGKRIQRMYVYPDHSYWGYYRSSFTATATLNIALTSIDINYKDVLRHFYPSAGWPSIPASIRVAVIDTGVGPHKDLVVSGGMNCIKDEDPKDYKDNGEGHGTHVAGIIGASGGIRGVAAGVEIFSYRVFPVGKSASNFYIMKAINQAILDKCDLINMSLGEAEQDEGIISYIKQAYNAGVLCFCANGNDDRDKVSFPASYSLSVAVSAMGRKKTFPSRTVQTAIIKAPYGKDKANFIADFSNIGPETDLTAPGVGIISTFPEDRYAIMDGTSMACPAATGMAARLLSAAPEILAMPRTQARADEMLKYLSARIRSLGFKPIFEGKGMLLSE, via the coding sequence ATGGCAAACTTCATCTTGCTGCCTGCCACCCAAACCCAGACCAACGAAGATACCAACCCGAAGGTAAAAGACTTTCTCACCACAGTGCTCGAACCTGCCGTTAAAAGCGAGGCCCTGAAACTAAACGCCAGGATGCCTGCCAGGCAGGAGAAAAAGATTCCCGTAAAGGTGCTGGACTCCATTCAGGAAGACGGGGCCAAACTGGTAGCACTAAGCGACGATGAGCTGGCAGATTTCCGCTTTTCCTATCCGGGGTTCAGGATCATCAAAGAGAAGTTTTACCAAAAAGCCATTATCTATCGCGAAGCAATAGAGAAAAAGGCAAAAAAAAGCCAGGTCAATAACAAGCTCCAGATCACCGTGACAGACAAAACGGGTAATCCCCTCAAGGGAATTTACATCGTTGCCTTCACTGATTTTGTAAACAGGCTGGGCGATTCGGGAACTACCAGCACCAAAGGGAGGGTAACACTCAACCTGAAGGGCAAACGCATACAGCGCATGTATGTTTATCCCGACCATAGTTACTGGGGATATTATCGCAGCAGCTTTACCGCTACCGCTACGCTCAATATCGCGCTGACATCCATTGACATCAATTACAAAGACGTACTGCGACATTTTTATCCCAGTGCCGGCTGGCCCTCAATTCCCGCCAGCATCCGGGTGGCCGTGATCGATACAGGCGTAGGGCCGCATAAAGACCTGGTAGTATCCGGCGGAATGAATTGTATAAAAGATGAAGATCCGAAAGATTACAAAGACAATGGCGAAGGCCATGGTACACATGTGGCAGGCATCATCGGGGCGTCTGGCGGCATACGTGGAGTGGCCGCAGGTGTAGAGATCTTTAGTTACCGGGTATTTCCGGTAGGAAAGTCTGCCTCCAACTTTTACATCATGAAGGCGATCAACCAGGCTATACTCGATAAATGTGATCTTATCAACATGAGCCTGGGAGAAGCGGAACAGGATGAGGGCATTATCAGTTATATCAAACAGGCCTATAATGCCGGCGTGCTTTGTTTTTGCGCCAATGGCAATGACGACCGCGACAAGGTAAGCTTTCCCGCCTCTTACAGCCTTTCTGTGGCCGTATCGGCCATGGGCAGGAAGAAGACCTTCCCTTCCCGTACGGTGCAAACTGCGATCATAAAAGCGCCTTACGGAAAGGACAAAGCCAATTTCATCGCTGACTTCTCCAACATCGGGCCGGAAACAGACCTGACGGCGCCGGGAGTTGGCATTATTTCCACTTTCCCGGAAGACCGCTACGCCATCATGGATGGTACCAGTATGGCCTGCCCGGCAGCCACCGGAATGGCAGCCCGTTTATTGTCTGCCGCCCCGGAAATACTGGCCATGCCACGTACCCAGGCAAGGGCCGATGAGATGCTGAAATATTTGTCGGCCAGGATCAGATCCCTGGGATTTAAGCCTATCTTTGAAGGGAAAGGTATGCTCCTGAGCGAGTAA
- a CDS encoding alpha/beta hydrolase — protein MQRRYVLQALFLLLPFSTIIAQDTAKTFYLWPNGAPGYENRKNEPEEAKDYYVKNIHNPSVTIYLPPKEKATGAAVVICPGGGFRLLVYNSEGRDPARFLNSIGVAAIILKYRLFREENSPYTLEKEIRQDAYRAMRFVRSHAAEWNIDTNRVGIWGFSAGGEVVAQVAYGPGYGDPKAKDPIDRLNGKPDFQILVYPGPLGIPEKVPADAPKAFLIASNDDECCSAPIVSLLERYRQAKVPVEAHIFANGNHAFNMGYRSNLQSVRAWPQLLTNWMTDCKLLSPATSAAK, from the coding sequence ATGCAACGCAGGTATGTTCTCCAGGCATTATTTCTCCTATTGCCATTTTCCACGATTATAGCCCAGGATACCGCTAAAACTTTTTATTTATGGCCCAACGGTGCCCCTGGTTACGAAAACCGTAAAAACGAGCCGGAAGAGGCCAAAGATTACTATGTAAAGAATATCCATAATCCCTCCGTCACGATCTATCTTCCTCCAAAGGAAAAAGCAACCGGCGCAGCTGTGGTGATCTGTCCCGGTGGTGGCTTCCGTCTGCTCGTCTACAATTCCGAGGGGCGTGATCCTGCCCGTTTCCTGAACAGCATAGGCGTGGCAGCCATCATCCTGAAATACCGCCTTTTCCGGGAAGAGAACTCCCCTTATACCCTGGAAAAGGAGATCAGGCAGGATGCCTACCGGGCCATGCGTTTCGTACGCAGCCATGCGGCAGAATGGAATATTGACACGAATCGTGTAGGCATCTGGGGCTTCTCTGCCGGTGGAGAAGTGGTGGCACAGGTGGCGTATGGTCCGGGATATGGCGATCCGAAGGCCAAGGACCCTATTGACCGCCTGAATGGCAAACCGGACTTCCAGATATTGGTTTATCCAGGTCCGCTGGGTATTCCTGAAAAAGTGCCTGCAGATGCGCCCAAAGCCTTCCTGATCGCCTCTAACGACGATGAATGTTGTTCTGCACCCATCGTTAGCCTCCTGGAACGTTACAGGCAGGCAAAAGTGCCTGTAGAAGCACATATTTTCGCCAATGGCAATCATGCCTTCAATATGGGGTATCGCTCCAATTTGCAATCTGTCCGGGCGTGGCCCCAGCTGCTCACCAACTGGATGACAGATTGTAAGCTTCTCTCGCCGGCGACTTCAGCCGCAAAATAA
- a CDS encoding ArsR/SmtB family transcription factor translates to MNKKLDIKRIEKISKALGDPYRIKIVEAIRKEQDWAPCTLILDMLDLAQSTVSHHIKQLVDADLLLAEKEGRNTKYKINKEVFEEYVTFLSLFTA, encoded by the coding sequence ATGAATAAGAAATTAGACATTAAAAGAATTGAAAAGATCTCCAAAGCACTTGGTGACCCGTATCGCATAAAAATTGTCGAAGCCATCAGGAAAGAACAGGACTGGGCCCCCTGTACTTTAATACTCGACATGCTCGACCTGGCGCAGTCCACTGTTTCCCATCACATTAAACAGCTGGTAGATGCTGATCTGCTGCTGGCTGAAAAAGAAGGCCGTAATACGAAATATAAGATCAATAAAGAAGTCTTTGAGGAATATGTAACATTCCTGTCGCTCTTCACTGCATAA